Part of the Maridesulfovibrio sp. genome, AGAATAAAGATCACTACAAAGGGAGGACTGTTATGGTTCTCCCTTTTTTTATGGGTTTTGTATTTTGCGGATTGCCTCAACCACTGTGTTTCCTACCTGCCTGCTGTAAAGCATAGCTACATGTCCCATGGCGTGGGTGCGTTTGATTGCCCATTCTTCTGAGGTCGGTTCGAGGTTGGACCACGGAAGGACCATTTCATCGGTAGGGGAGATTATGGCTGTTTTTGATATGTTCCGTGGATAGCCGATTATACTCTTTCCTTTAAAGAGACTGCTCTGCGGGTGCAGGCTGCGTCCCAGTCTTCCAATGGCTATATTTGCAAGAATGCTGCCCCGGTATGGGGTTCCAAGGGTGATGATTCCAGCGCACATCTTTTCAATTTCCGGGTCCTGCGCTGCCCCGCAGGAAAGCAGACCTCCAAGGCTGTGTCCGGTGAGGATTACCTTTTTCCCCGATTCCAAGTGTAATTTTGAAATTATATCCCGTAGTTCCAGCACCAGCTCTGGATAGGATGTAGTAAAGCTGTTGTATTGCCATGTATTCAGGTTGGTGAATCCCGCAAGATTCAGGCGGTAGCGCATAACCAGCCATGCTGCCTTGTTATGGTACAGGCCGTGGGTCATGAGAATAGGGGTGTTGTCTCCATTTTTTTTGATCAGCGGCAGGTTGCAGAGAAAGGTGAAAGGGCGGGTACAAATGGCTATTATCAGGCTTATCCCAGCAGATAAGGTGGACCGGGCAATGTCCTTGGTCATCTGCCCGGTGCTTCTGCTGCGCATTTCCGTTCTGTTGCAAAGAGCGGCAAAGAGGATAAGGGGCAGGGGCAGCAGGATCAGCAAGGCGGCAAAAAAGATTATTTTAATCATGGTCGATGCGGGGTTGCGGTTAACATATTCTGTTTTCAATTGACGCAAATTGTTTCCGCCTGCAACATAATTATCAATCTTTACTGTTACAAATGGAGATCTGGAGTGAAGAATACAGTTTTAAGTCTGGATATCGGCAGCGGGACTCAGGATGTTCTTTATTATATTAAAGGTGTGGAGATTGAAAACTGTTTCAAGTTCGTACTGCCGTCCCCGGCCAGGGTGGTAGGGGAACGGATCAAGGAACTGACCCTGCAGGGACGCGATATTTATCTTTCAGGCCGGAACATGGGCGGTGGCTTCGGAAGGTCCGTCTATCCTCATATGGAGGCGGGCTGTAAAGTCTATGCTCATCCGCGTGCTGCTCTGGCTCTTGGTGATGACCTGCCCCGGCTGGAGAGTAACGGGATCATCCTTGCCGATGAAAAACCGGAAGGGTGTGCGGATGTCCCCCTTGCTGACTTTGATGTTGCATGGTGGAAGAATTTTTTTAGGGCAGCAGGTCTGCAGTATCCTGATTACGTGACTGCATCTGTTCAAGATCACGGTTACCATCCCGGTAAAAGCAACCGTATCGGTCGTTTTAATCTTTGGAAACATTTGCTGCTGGAGAATCAAGGCCGTCCGGAAAGTCTGGTTTTTGAAAACGTGCCGGAAGAGTTTACACGTATGGCTGAATTGCAGGACAGCATCGGTGGCGGGGCGGTCAGTGATACCGGAGCTGCGGCGGTTCTCGGTGCTCTTTTTGTGGACGGGATATTGGAACACAGCCACAGGCAGGGTGTCTGCCTGATCAATGTAGGCAACAGCCATACTGTCTCCTTCCTGCTATATAAGGGTGCTGTTTACGGTGTATATGAACATCATACCGGAAACATGACTCCGGAAAAATTATGGGATGATTCCCAGCGGTTCAGGCAGGGGAATATCAGTTTTCAGGATGTTTTCGATGACTGGGGACACGGCTGTTTGACCCTTGATTTACCTGAAGAAGCGCAGGGATTTGCTCCAACCTATGTGCTTGGTCCCCGGCGATCCCTTTTAAACGGTTATCCCGTTGAGTTCCCGTCTCCCGGTGGTGATATGATGCTGGCCGGATGCTTCGGTTTGATAAAGGGGTTAACCCTGAAAGGGATATTGTAGTTAATAAAGTTACTTCTGGCCTTGCTCTGGACTGGTAATGACGATAATGGTGTACTTGATACATACATTGCTGATGCTGATCAGGTTCATCCAGACTTATAAACGAAAACAACAGATTCGGAATTATGCTGCGCACAATATTATTTGCCACATTGCTGTTCCTGCCCGGATGTACGGATATCTTTGCCGAAAGATGGCTGTCCGCTACTCTCACCGAGCTTGGAGCCGGTAATCTTGACAGGATTCTTATCCTCGGTGCGGCCATCATCATTACTGTTCTGCTTGTTTTTATCGGCTTCCTTTATCTGAACATAGACAAGAGAAAGAAGGTTGAGATCGAACTGCAGCGTGAGCGAGATCTCATGGGCAGTATTATGGAAACCAGTCCCATGGGTATTCTGGTCATGGATAATGACGGTAAGATTATCTTTGCCAATGATCAGGCTGCTCGGGTGCACGGTGTGGCCCGGGAAGAGATCATCGGCAAACAGCACAATGATCCCATCTGGAAAATCACCGCTCATGACGGATCCCCCTTTCCGGAGGAAAGGCTGGCCTTTAATCGGGTAATGAAAATCCGCAACGCTGTTCTTGATATCCGCCATGCCATCCACTGGCTGGACGGACGCAAGGTTCTCCTTTCCATTAACGCTTCTCCGATTATTTCAGATGACGGCAGTATTAAGAAGGTTGTCGCTTCTGTTGAGGACATCACCACCAGAAAGAAGGTGGAAGAAGCTCTCAAGGAAAGTGCCTATCGTTTCCGTTCGTTGGTAAAGACCGCAGAAAGCGTGATCATTCTGCTTTCCCCGGACAAGAAGATTCTTGAGTTCAACCGCATGGCTGAGCAGCTTTTCGGCAGAACCCGTCATGAAGTGCTTGGCCGTGATTATTACGAACTTTTCGTTCCTGAAAGGCTCTGGCCGGATCATAACCGCCAGTTTGCCACAGTTCTTTCCGGCAATCCCCTGCGTCTGCTGGAGAACTATGTGGTTGCCAGAGGCGGTGAGGAGCGGATGATCCAATGGTCCCTTTCCCGCTTGCTGGATGCCAAGGGCGGTGCTCTGGGCGTACTTGCGGTAGGTCAGGACATTACCGAGCGTAAGCGTAGCGAGGTAGAACTTTGCGAGGCCCGTGATGCGGCTGAAGAAGCCAGCCGGGCCAAGAGTGAGTTCCTTGCCAATATGAGTCATGAAATCCGCACTCCGATCAGCGCCATCATCGGCATGAGCGAGATGACCCTGAATACTGATCTTACCGGAGAGCAGCAGGGGTATCTTGTGACAGTCAAGAAGGCGGCGGAGTCCTTGCTGCATATTATTAATGACATCCTTGATATCTCCAAAATCGAAGCGCGCAAGATGGAACTTCGGCCTGAAGATTTCAACCTTTATGAAATGCTGGAAAAGCAGCTTTCCGTACTTAAGGTGCAGGCCGAAGAAAAAGGCATCGAATTGCGGGCAAATGTCAGCGACGATGTATCCCGCTGTTACCATGGCGATGAGTATCGCTTGGGGCAGAT contains:
- a CDS encoding DUF1786 domain-containing protein, whose product is MKNTVLSLDIGSGTQDVLYYIKGVEIENCFKFVLPSPARVVGERIKELTLQGRDIYLSGRNMGGGFGRSVYPHMEAGCKVYAHPRAALALGDDLPRLESNGIILADEKPEGCADVPLADFDVAWWKNFFRAAGLQYPDYVTASVQDHGYHPGKSNRIGRFNLWKHLLLENQGRPESLVFENVPEEFTRMAELQDSIGGGAVSDTGAAAVLGALFVDGILEHSHRQGVCLINVGNSHTVSFLLYKGAVYGVYEHHTGNMTPEKLWDDSQRFRQGNISFQDVFDDWGHGCLTLDLPEEAQGFAPTYVLGPRRSLLNGYPVEFPSPGGDMMLAGCFGLIKGLTLKGIL
- a CDS encoding PAS domain S-box protein, yielding MLRTILFATLLFLPGCTDIFAERWLSATLTELGAGNLDRILILGAAIIITVLLVFIGFLYLNIDKRKKVEIELQRERDLMGSIMETSPMGILVMDNDGKIIFANDQAARVHGVAREEIIGKQHNDPIWKITAHDGSPFPEERLAFNRVMKIRNAVLDIRHAIHWLDGRKVLLSINASPIISDDGSIKKVVASVEDITTRKKVEEALKESAYRFRSLVKTAESVIILLSPDKKILEFNRMAEQLFGRTRHEVLGRDYYELFVPERLWPDHNRQFATVLSGNPLRLLENYVVARGGEERMIQWSLSRLLDAKGGALGVLAVGQDITERKRSEVELCEARDAAEEASRAKSEFLANMSHEIRTPISAIIGMSEMTLNTDLTGEQQGYLVTVKKAAESLLHIINDILDISKIEARKMELRPEDFNLYEMLEKQLSVLKVQAEEKGIELRANVSDDVSRCYHGDEYRLGQIIINLVGNAIKFTEKGYVEVSVDHVGSFEEGAVLEFRVKDTGIGISEDKCEKLFESFVQLNAGYSKRHPGSGLGLAISRQLVEMMGGHITFSSKEGWGSEFKFTVRLKSSVGECLETSTAFLDEGKNDKGLAARILLAEDNATNQLYIAHFLTEQGFEVETAENGLEALDLLENSGPFDVILMDVQMPEMDGLEATRKIREQGNDIPIIALTAYAMEGDREKFLSNGMDAYSSKPVKIDELVQIIGKLVPRTKQ